From a region of the Deltaproteobacteria bacterium genome:
- the htpX gene encoding protease HtpX: protein MAKRIVLFLVVNFLVVITVSLLLNILGVRPYLTHSGIDYRSLLLFCLVWGMSGAFISLGLSRVMAKMVMGVQLIDSSTRDPGAQRLLGVVGRLTRSAGLPMPQVGIYDSGDPNAFATGPTRSRALVAVSSGLLQRMDDAEVEGVLGHEVTHIANGDMVTMTLLQGVMNAFVMFLSRAIAWGIAQSMRRDVTKAPSYALVIVVQLLLEVVFMFLGSMVVAWFSRQREFRADAGGARLAGREKMINALAALKRNVEGEPSAEEAHPAIAALRISSSTKFMRLFASHPPLDERIARLRAAA from the coding sequence TTCTTGGTGGTCAACTTCCTCGTTGTCATCACCGTCTCGCTCCTCCTGAACATCCTCGGCGTCCGCCCCTACCTAACCCACAGCGGGATCGACTACCGCTCGCTCCTCCTGTTCTGCCTCGTGTGGGGCATGTCCGGGGCGTTCATCTCGCTCGGCTTGTCGCGTGTGATGGCGAAGATGGTGATGGGCGTGCAGTTGATCGATTCGAGCACACGGGATCCCGGAGCGCAGAGACTCCTTGGCGTCGTCGGACGTTTGACGCGCAGTGCGGGCCTTCCGATGCCGCAGGTTGGTATCTACGACTCGGGCGACCCAAATGCGTTCGCGACCGGCCCCACCCGGTCACGGGCGCTGGTGGCCGTCTCTTCGGGTCTCCTGCAGCGTATGGACGACGCTGAAGTCGAGGGTGTGCTCGGGCACGAGGTAACCCACATCGCCAACGGCGACATGGTGACGATGACCCTCCTTCAGGGCGTCATGAACGCGTTCGTGATGTTTCTCTCGCGAGCGATCGCGTGGGGGATCGCGCAAAGCATGCGCCGGGACGTGACGAAGGCGCCCTCCTACGCCCTCGTGATCGTCGTTCAGCTGTTGCTCGAGGTGGTCTTCATGTTCCTTGGTTCGATGGTGGTGGCGTGGTTCTCGCGGCAGCGGGAGTTCCGTGCCGATGCGGGCGGCGCACGCCTCGCGGGTCGTGAGAAGATGATCAACGCCCTCGCGGCCCTCAAGCGGAACGTCGAGGGCGAGCCGTCGGCTGAAGAGGCTCACCCCGCGATTGCCGCCTTGCGGATATCGAGTTCTACGAAGTTCATGCGCCTCTTTGCGTCGCATCCACCGCTCGACGAGCGGATCGCGCGTCTGCGGGCGGCAGCCTGA